One window from the genome of Paraneptunicella aestuarii encodes:
- a CDS encoding Tll0287-like domain-containing protein — protein sequence MIKTVVAAPAIVALGAAVTLLSHQLMAETEVNAQDAYLDSEKSVLEQAAKQRIGSFAKELGGTLKTALADGGFPHGVSMCKEKAPGIAAALSTDGWHVGRTSLKIRNSSNAPDSWEKAVLEGFEQQKADGAAFSSLVHSEIVEQDGKRTYRYMQAIRAGEFCLSCHGASVDPSLVEKIKSEYPSDQATGFAAGDIRGAFTITKSL from the coding sequence GTGATTAAAACTGTAGTTGCTGCGCCTGCGATTGTGGCATTAGGTGCAGCTGTTACCTTACTCAGTCATCAATTGATGGCTGAGACAGAGGTAAATGCTCAAGATGCTTATCTTGATAGTGAGAAAAGTGTTTTGGAGCAGGCGGCCAAACAGCGTATTGGCAGCTTTGCCAAAGAGCTGGGGGGAACATTAAAAACAGCATTGGCTGACGGTGGCTTTCCTCATGGTGTATCCATGTGTAAGGAAAAAGCACCCGGCATTGCCGCTGCTTTGTCTACGGATGGCTGGCACGTTGGACGTACCAGTTTAAAAATCCGTAATAGCAGTAATGCACCAGACTCATGGGAGAAAGCTGTATTAGAAGGATTTGAACAGCAAAAAGCGGATGGTGCGGCTTTCTCTTCATTAGTTCATAGTGAAATTGTTGAGCAGGATGGAAAACGTACCTATCGCTATATGCAGGCTATTCGCGCGGGTGAGTTTTGCCTGTCTTGTCATGGCGCGAGTGTAGATCCTTCGTTGGTCGAAAAAATTAAATCCGAATACCCCAGTGATCAGGCTACAGGATTTGCTGCCGGTGATATTCGTGGGGCATTCACAATTACCAAATCCTTGTAA
- a CDS encoding TolC family protein, which yields MIDAISSNRDKLKRTIIPVFWGLVISLYNPQALAESASVLGSSRVLHLQDAINMAKDNDPWLQSSRYKEQALQANSRSEQALPNPKLTFRLQNLPTDSFDFSQEAMTQAQLGFSQAFPRGDTLELKQKQWQQLSEQQPVLRDDRTQQVTMEVTHRWLDALLAERSIQIIQQDANLFKHLESIAQSSYRSAIGNVRQQDLVRAQLELTRLDERLFKLQEHRDVKLAELALWLMPEGDNVSHFSSFSLPEQLPELNLTDAAQRVFSEMDVRPHDYEFIAQTLLAHPKVASVEKVIHAQKTGIQIAQQSRKPQWSMNATYGYRDEDKLGHERADLLSVGVTVDMPLWDDTRPEQQIQAAIFNAEQIETEKRLLVRTLASSALQHIKNLKNQERQLSLYENQLLAQLHQQSEAALAAYTNDDGDFAEAVRAQIDELNARLEVLTLKTKRLKSIASLNYYFSGDQQTDSDALNGSANNE from the coding sequence ATGATTGATGCTATATCGTCAAACAGAGACAAGCTAAAACGCACAATAATACCTGTATTTTGGGGTCTGGTTATTAGCCTATACAACCCCCAGGCTTTAGCTGAGAGTGCCAGTGTCTTAGGTTCGTCCAGGGTTCTGCATTTGCAAGATGCTATCAATATGGCAAAGGACAATGACCCCTGGCTTCAAAGCAGCCGCTACAAAGAACAAGCGCTACAGGCTAATAGTCGCTCTGAGCAAGCGTTACCGAATCCGAAACTGACATTTCGTTTGCAGAACCTGCCAACCGACAGTTTTGATTTTTCTCAGGAAGCCATGACACAAGCGCAACTGGGTTTTTCTCAGGCATTTCCACGAGGCGATACGCTGGAGCTGAAACAGAAACAGTGGCAACAGCTAAGTGAACAGCAACCGGTTTTACGTGATGACAGAACGCAACAGGTAACAATGGAAGTGACGCACCGTTGGCTAGATGCTTTATTGGCTGAACGCTCAATACAGATCATTCAACAAGATGCGAATTTGTTTAAGCATTTGGAAAGTATTGCTCAATCCAGTTATCGCTCTGCTATTGGTAATGTGCGACAACAGGATTTAGTTCGAGCTCAGCTAGAGCTGACGCGACTGGATGAGCGCTTGTTCAAGCTACAAGAACATCGCGATGTTAAGTTGGCAGAGTTAGCCCTTTGGTTAATGCCAGAGGGTGACAATGTGAGTCATTTCTCAAGCTTCTCATTACCCGAACAATTGCCCGAATTGAACCTGACAGATGCCGCGCAACGTGTTTTTTCTGAAATGGATGTGCGCCCTCATGATTATGAATTTATTGCTCAAACGCTGCTGGCTCATCCCAAAGTGGCTAGCGTCGAGAAAGTCATTCACGCCCAAAAAACCGGTATTCAAATCGCACAACAGAGCCGTAAACCACAGTGGAGCATGAACGCAACCTATGGTTATCGTGATGAAGACAAGCTAGGCCATGAGCGTGCCGATTTGTTGTCTGTTGGCGTGACAGTGGATATGCCGTTGTGGGATGACACGCGTCCTGAACAGCAAATTCAGGCGGCGATATTCAACGCAGAACAAATCGAAACAGAAAAACGTTTGTTAGTACGTACTTTGGCTTCAAGTGCTTTGCAGCATATTAAGAATCTGAAAAATCAAGAGCGCCAGTTGTCGCTCTATGAAAACCAATTATTAGCGCAGTTACATCAGCAATCAGAAGCGGCTTTAGCGGCGTATACCAATGACGATGGTGATTTTGCTGAAGCGGTTCGTGCTCAGATCGACGAGCTGAATGCGCGGTTAGAAGTGCTGACCTTAAAAACTAAACGGCTCAAAAGCATTGCTTCATTGAACTATTACTTTTCCGGGGATCAACAAACCGATTCCGATGCATTGAATGGGAGCGCTAACAATGAATAG
- a CDS encoding efflux RND transporter periplasmic adaptor subunit produces the protein MNRTHLIVAVLSAVVGSILTAAFYPSSNEHSVSKSDKAKQPLYWVAPMDPNYRRSEPGKSPMGMDLVPVYEEDSSSQQPGTVSISPNVVNNLGVRTSPVQFQPWEADINTVGYVKYNEDHLIHIHPRVSGWVESLNVKAAGEPVEQGQPLYSLYSPELVNAQEEYVLARKSGNQTLMQAALNRLVALQFPESVLTQLQKQGKVQQTVEFKAPQSGVVDALKIREGFYVKPGTTLMSIASLDEVWVEAEVFERQASDVYLGMPVSMTLDYLPGKQWQGHLDYIYPKLDEKLRTLRIRLRFANPEAQLKPNMYAQVTLHGTKPESVLQVAREAVIRTGTQDRVVLELASGQYKSVMVEIGRVSDRYIEILSGLNVDDRVVTSAQFLLDSESSISSDFVRMSHDEGMSSAMDAYEDTSSTISQATVNGLVNQIDTASRTVNISREAIEKWQRPAATMDFQVSEDVDLSEISAGTRVEFTFVIDAGDFIIIAIHPLVNGGQS, from the coding sequence ATGAATAGAACTCATTTGATTGTTGCGGTATTGAGTGCCGTGGTTGGCTCTATACTCACCGCCGCTTTTTATCCTTCGAGCAATGAGCACTCAGTATCAAAAAGCGATAAGGCCAAACAGCCTTTGTATTGGGTTGCTCCTATGGATCCGAATTACAGGCGTAGTGAGCCGGGAAAATCGCCAATGGGAATGGATTTGGTTCCGGTTTATGAAGAAGATTCTTCTTCTCAACAGCCAGGCACAGTGTCGATTTCACCGAATGTGGTGAACAACCTCGGGGTTCGTACCAGTCCGGTGCAGTTTCAGCCTTGGGAAGCTGACATTAATACCGTTGGATATGTGAAATACAACGAAGATCATCTTATTCACATTCATCCCAGAGTGTCGGGTTGGGTTGAATCATTGAATGTTAAAGCCGCAGGGGAACCCGTTGAGCAAGGTCAGCCTCTGTATTCTTTGTATTCTCCCGAATTGGTCAATGCGCAGGAGGAATATGTTCTAGCCAGAAAAAGTGGCAATCAAACTCTGATGCAAGCAGCGTTGAATCGTTTGGTTGCACTGCAATTTCCAGAGTCAGTATTAACTCAACTGCAAAAACAGGGGAAAGTGCAACAAACCGTTGAGTTTAAAGCGCCTCAATCGGGTGTTGTGGATGCATTGAAAATTCGCGAAGGGTTTTACGTTAAGCCCGGTACAACCTTGATGTCCATTGCTTCTTTGGATGAAGTTTGGGTGGAAGCGGAAGTGTTTGAACGGCAGGCTTCCGATGTGTATTTGGGAATGCCGGTATCTATGACATTGGACTATTTGCCCGGAAAACAATGGCAAGGCCATTTGGATTACATCTATCCCAAGCTGGACGAGAAACTACGAACATTGCGAATTCGCTTGCGTTTCGCCAATCCTGAAGCTCAGCTCAAACCCAATATGTATGCTCAGGTGACGTTGCATGGCACAAAGCCTGAGTCTGTTTTACAGGTTGCCAGAGAAGCGGTTATTCGTACCGGAACTCAAGACCGTGTTGTGTTAGAGCTGGCTTCGGGTCAATACAAGTCGGTGATGGTCGAGATTGGCAGGGTTTCAGACCGTTATATTGAAATCCTGTCGGGTCTGAATGTGGATGACAGAGTTGTAACATCCGCTCAATTTTTGCTGGATTCTGAAAGCAGTATCAGTTCTGATTTTGTTCGTATGAGCCATGATGAAGGCATGTCGTCAGCAATGGATGCGTATGAAGATACGTCATCAACAATCAGCCAGGCCACAGTCAATGGTCTGGTCAATCAGATCGATACTGCCAGTCGCACCGTCAACATCAGTCGTGAAGCCATTGAAAAGTGGCAACGTCCGGCAGCAACGATGGATTTTCAGGTGAGTGAGGATGTCGATCTCAGTGAGATTAGTGCAGGTACTCGCGTTGAGTTTACCTTTGTGATTGATGCTGGCGACTTCATCATTATCGCTATTCATCCCTTGGTGAATGGAGGTCAATCATGA
- a CDS encoding efflux RND transporter permease subunit encodes MIAAIIRWSVANRFFVLLATAMLIAVGLYSVKQTPVDAIPDLSDVQVIIKTNYPGQSPQVVQDQVTYPLTTAMLSVPGATTVRGYSFFGDSYVYVLFEDGTDLYWARSRVLEYLSQVTPLLPESAKPQLGPDATGVGWVYLYALVDKTGNHDISQLRAIQDWFLRFELQAVAGVSEVATVGGMVKQYQVIVDPHKLRAYDIPLSHIQMAIKQGNQEVGASVIEMAEAEYMVNATGYIKSLDDLANIPLGLADQGTPLLLKDVADIKLGPQMRRGIAELNGEGETVGGVIVMRFGENAQQTIEAVKTRLDQLQKSLPDGVELVTVYDRSDLIQRAVDNLWSKLAEELFIVALVCAAFLMHLRSSLVAVISLPLGILVAFIIMHWQGINANIMSLGGIAIAIGAMTDGAIVMIENMHKHMEKTPLTDSNRWKIVAQSATEVGPALFFSLLIITVSFLPVFILEAQEGRMFAPLAYTKTYAMAAAAGLSITLIPVLMGLFIRGKVIAEHLNPANRLLQAIYMPVLKAVLKFPKSTLVFAVALTIAGFYPLKHIGSEFMPSLDEGDLMYMPTTYAGLSVGKARELLQQTDKLIRTVPEVKNVFGKIGRADSATDPAPLTMIETFIQLKPKSEWREGVTTESLQAELDKLVKVPGVTNAWVMPIKTRIDMLATGIKTPVGIKIAGKDIHTIQNIGADIERILSALPNTASVYSERVAGGRYIKVDIDRVKAARYGLNISDIQQVVATAIGGMNITQTVEGLERYPVNLRYPQAYRQSPEQLALLPIVTAGGMRITLSDVARVYIEDGPPAIKSENARINGWVYIDIKDVDVGRYVQEAQAVLAEQLSLPPGYSVTWAGQYEYMQRAQEKLSYVLPLTLAIIVILLYLNFRNLIEVCIIMGTLPLALIGGIWLLYWQGFNLSVAVGVGFIALAGVAVEIGVIMLVYLNQSFRDMMEKHQQSGTTPDIRELHQSILHGAGMRVRPVMMTVATVMIGLLPVMYGSGTGSEMMSRIAAPMVGGMASALVLSLLVIPVVYLMWRARSLNKPFK; translated from the coding sequence ATGATTGCCGCCATCATTCGCTGGTCGGTGGCAAACCGCTTTTTTGTGCTATTGGCAACCGCGATGCTAATCGCTGTCGGGCTCTACTCGGTGAAGCAAACACCAGTGGATGCGATACCAGATTTGTCTGATGTTCAGGTGATTATTAAAACCAATTATCCCGGACAATCGCCGCAAGTAGTGCAAGATCAGGTCACTTATCCGCTAACAACAGCAATGTTATCTGTACCGGGGGCAACAACGGTTCGAGGCTATTCCTTCTTTGGCGATTCTTACGTGTATGTGTTGTTCGAAGACGGTACGGATCTGTACTGGGCGCGTAGTCGCGTGTTGGAATATTTGTCGCAAGTGACTCCCTTGTTACCTGAGTCAGCCAAACCGCAGTTAGGGCCTGATGCAACGGGGGTGGGTTGGGTTTACCTTTATGCCTTGGTGGATAAAACAGGAAATCACGACATTAGCCAATTGCGCGCTATTCAAGACTGGTTCTTGCGCTTTGAACTGCAAGCGGTGGCTGGCGTGTCGGAAGTGGCTACCGTCGGCGGTATGGTCAAGCAATATCAGGTGATTGTTGACCCACACAAGCTGCGCGCCTACGACATTCCGCTTAGTCATATTCAAATGGCGATTAAACAAGGGAATCAGGAAGTGGGGGCGTCGGTTATCGAAATGGCGGAAGCCGAGTATATGGTGAATGCCACGGGGTATATAAAAAGCCTCGATGACCTTGCCAATATTCCTTTAGGGCTGGCGGATCAGGGCACTCCTCTGCTGTTAAAAGACGTGGCCGACATCAAGTTGGGGCCTCAAATGCGCCGTGGTATTGCTGAACTTAATGGTGAAGGTGAAACGGTCGGCGGCGTTATCGTTATGCGCTTCGGGGAAAATGCGCAGCAGACGATAGAGGCCGTGAAAACCAGATTGGATCAGCTACAAAAAAGCTTACCCGACGGTGTTGAGTTGGTGACAGTTTATGACCGTTCCGATTTGATCCAGCGAGCTGTTGATAATTTATGGTCGAAGCTGGCAGAAGAGCTGTTCATTGTCGCGCTGGTCTGTGCTGCATTTTTAATGCACTTACGTTCATCGCTGGTGGCTGTGATCAGTTTGCCGCTGGGTATTCTGGTTGCTTTTATCATCATGCATTGGCAAGGAATTAATGCCAACATTATGTCGTTAGGCGGCATTGCTATTGCCATTGGCGCGATGACCGACGGCGCTATCGTGATGATAGAAAATATGCATAAGCATATGGAGAAAACGCCATTAACCGATAGCAATCGCTGGAAAATTGTCGCGCAGTCAGCCACGGAAGTGGGGCCAGCATTGTTCTTCAGTCTACTCATCATAACTGTAAGTTTTCTGCCTGTTTTCATTCTGGAAGCACAGGAAGGCAGAATGTTTGCACCATTGGCTTATACCAAAACCTATGCCATGGCTGCCGCAGCCGGTTTGTCGATCACGTTAATTCCGGTGCTGATGGGCTTGTTTATAAGGGGTAAAGTGATTGCTGAGCATCTCAATCCTGCCAATCGTTTACTGCAAGCCATCTACATGCCGGTATTAAAAGCGGTATTGAAATTTCCAAAGAGCACTTTGGTGTTTGCCGTGGCTTTAACCATTGCTGGTTTCTACCCTTTGAAACATATCGGCAGCGAATTTATGCCTTCGTTGGATGAAGGTGATCTTATGTATATGCCTACTACCTATGCGGGTTTGTCGGTGGGTAAGGCAAGAGAATTGTTGCAGCAAACCGACAAGCTAATTCGCACTGTTCCGGAAGTAAAAAACGTGTTTGGCAAAATAGGCCGCGCTGATTCTGCTACTGACCCGGCTCCTTTAACCATGATTGAAACCTTCATTCAATTAAAACCCAAGTCGGAATGGCGCGAAGGCGTAACGACAGAATCTTTGCAAGCTGAGCTGGACAAGCTGGTGAAAGTGCCGGGCGTGACCAACGCATGGGTGATGCCCATTAAAACACGTATCGACATGCTGGCTACCGGGATTAAAACGCCGGTTGGGATCAAGATCGCAGGTAAGGATATCCATACCATTCAGAACATTGGTGCAGATATAGAACGCATCTTGTCAGCACTTCCTAATACAGCGTCTGTTTATTCTGAGCGAGTCGCTGGTGGTCGTTACATTAAGGTGGATATTGATCGTGTTAAAGCGGCTCGTTACGGGTTGAACATCAGTGATATTCAACAGGTGGTTGCGACGGCGATTGGCGGCATGAATATCACTCAAACCGTTGAGGGTTTGGAGCGTTATCCGGTGAACTTGCGTTATCCGCAGGCGTATCGGCAGTCTCCAGAACAATTAGCCTTGCTACCAATAGTGACTGCAGGTGGTATGCGTATTACGCTCAGTGATGTTGCGCGTGTTTATATTGAAGATGGCCCTCCTGCGATCAAGAGCGAGAATGCACGCATTAACGGCTGGGTTTACATTGATATTAAAGATGTGGATGTCGGTCGATATGTTCAGGAAGCACAAGCGGTGTTGGCTGAACAATTGTCTTTGCCGCCGGGTTACAGTGTTACATGGGCGGGGCAGTATGAGTATATGCAACGCGCTCAGGAAAAATTGAGTTATGTGTTGCCTCTTACGCTCGCGATTATCGTGATCCTGCTTTATCTCAACTTCCGTAATTTGATTGAAGTCTGCATTATTATGGGCACTTTACCTTTGGCGTTGATCGGCGGCATCTGGCTACTGTATTGGCAGGGGTTTAATCTGTCGGTAGCTGTTGGTGTGGGGTTTATTGCGCTTGCGGGCGTTGCCGTGGAAATTGGTGTGATCATGCTGGTGTATTTGAATCAGTCTTTTCGAGACATGATGGAAAAGCATCAACAGTCAGGCACAACACCAGACATACGAGAATTACACCAGAGCATTTTGCATGGTGCGGGTATGCGAGTGCGCCCGGTCATGATGACGGTGGCAACTGTCATGATAGGTTTGCTGCCTGTTATGTATGGTTCTGGAACCGGTTCTGAAATGATGAGCCGAATTGCTGCGCCTATGGTGGGCGGCATGGCGAGTGCGCTGGTTTTGTCGTTATTGGTGATCCCCGTGGTTTACCTTATGTGGCGAGCCCGCAGCCTGAATAAGCCATTTAAATAA
- a CDS encoding Ig-like domain-containing protein, with protein sequence MKTKLFRYVLITLSLQGIVSCDLGGEYNFSATTRSNSAPIATGSLSFTASAATSSEFKITTVDAQGDALTVSVADKPEWLEWQLTNNQLLFTATPDFFDIGDYDVTFTLSDGQLSNSYQLHISVQDNTTAYQDIALNEDIVLGSWALQDGQTFHLFSAGNGLYSDAQEQLFRMSWQQDNDYQLTFNTYLLDCSQCEATQSWQMRVVAQKEGQNSTLTGVQQRWLLQQGDQAQAINASSVQSVTLNAGYYMALATSDSVVSQINLEQHTLTLNGTALVKGQTLPISVQGKLETDDTQSIYFDEPEVQVPAYDNFISSWYNNSAGAFLGLRFDLYPTELQALYASEQLVLAQVTLIPALSEEDANINHVDFDGLDAFLNTPITTTFVYKPLTPVTEMTLATGQNIASRFIAQATASISGINMQVFGANTLEIVSESEANLQFHLSESNADVATQSVSWSLEQGALTLQTQEGETHNYQLLSDANGVTYLAGYDIDGQTWAYPWFEVEFDISMQMTESDWVGEYQNVHFHSTSNLEQNAFILNESGRADLHYSELVPDWQDRWKYNSNNSINMVYGLGKCSSYSVYYDECFQEQLSNYNESVRNAFGVRHYQMLQQNNDMRSLRTALLVFDNEPSAYPSVQRWYKVP encoded by the coding sequence ATGAAGACTAAATTATTCCGATATGTATTAATCACACTAAGCTTGCAAGGCATTGTTTCTTGCGATCTGGGTGGCGAATATAACTTTAGTGCCACCACTCGTTCGAATTCCGCACCGATTGCAACAGGTTCGCTATCCTTCACCGCTTCGGCAGCAACATCCAGTGAATTTAAGATAACCACTGTCGATGCGCAGGGTGATGCATTAACTGTTTCCGTTGCAGATAAACCCGAGTGGTTAGAATGGCAGCTCACGAACAATCAACTGCTATTTACAGCAACGCCTGATTTTTTCGATATTGGAGACTATGACGTTACATTTACCCTGAGTGATGGTCAGCTCTCCAATTCATACCAATTACACATTTCAGTGCAAGACAACACCACAGCTTATCAAGACATTGCACTGAATGAAGACATTGTTCTCGGTAGCTGGGCATTGCAAGACGGACAAACATTCCACTTGTTTAGCGCCGGGAACGGACTGTATTCCGATGCTCAAGAGCAGCTATTTAGAATGAGCTGGCAGCAAGACAATGACTACCAACTGACATTCAATACCTACCTTCTGGACTGCTCACAATGCGAAGCAACTCAAAGCTGGCAAATGCGAGTCGTTGCTCAAAAAGAGGGGCAAAACAGCACATTAACTGGCGTTCAACAACGCTGGCTACTACAACAGGGCGATCAAGCTCAGGCCATCAATGCATCATCAGTCCAATCGGTAACATTAAATGCCGGGTATTACATGGCGCTCGCCACCTCCGACAGCGTCGTTTCGCAAATCAATCTCGAACAACACACCCTCACCTTGAACGGCACAGCCTTAGTCAAAGGGCAGACCCTACCCATCTCAGTTCAGGGAAAACTGGAAACTGATGATACTCAATCGATTTATTTTGACGAACCTGAAGTGCAAGTACCTGCTTACGATAATTTCATTTCCAGCTGGTATAACAATAGTGCGGGTGCGTTCCTCGGACTACGGTTTGACTTGTATCCCACTGAATTACAAGCGCTGTATGCCAGTGAACAATTAGTATTAGCCCAAGTCACGTTAATCCCTGCTCTTTCCGAAGAAGATGCCAACATCAACCATGTCGATTTTGATGGTCTGGATGCATTCCTCAATACCCCCATTACGACCACCTTTGTCTATAAACCGCTTACGCCTGTGACAGAAATGACGTTAGCGACTGGGCAGAACATAGCCTCTCGCTTTATCGCTCAAGCAACGGCATCCATTTCAGGCATTAACATGCAGGTATTTGGCGCTAACACGCTGGAAATAGTCAGTGAATCCGAAGCGAACCTGCAATTTCACTTGAGTGAGAGCAATGCAGATGTTGCAACTCAAAGTGTCAGTTGGAGCCTTGAACAAGGAGCACTGACATTGCAAACGCAAGAGGGTGAAACGCACAATTACCAATTACTCAGTGACGCTAACGGAGTCACTTATCTGGCAGGTTACGACATTGATGGGCAAACATGGGCTTACCCCTGGTTTGAAGTGGAGTTTGATATATCCATGCAAATGACAGAATCTGATTGGGTAGGTGAATATCAAAACGTACATTTTCACTCCACCAGCAATCTGGAACAAAACGCCTTTATTCTGAATGAATCCGGACGCGCCGATTTGCACTACAGTGAATTAGTACCGGATTGGCAAGATCGCTGGAAATATAACAGCAACAACTCCATCAATATGGTTTATGGCCTTGGAAAATGCAGCTCGTATTCAGTCTATTATGACGAATGCTTTCAGGAGCAACTGTCCAACTACAATGAGTCAGTACGCAATGCTTTCGGAGTTCGCCACTATCAAATGCTGCAACAAAACAACGATATGCGCTCTTTAAGAACAGCTTTACTGGTATTTGATAATGAACCAAGCGCTTACCCATCGGTGCAGCGCTGGTATAAAGTGCCTTGA
- a CDS encoding NAD(P)/FAD-dependent oxidoreductase, with amino-acid sequence MAKIVVLGAGTGGMPAAYEIKEALGKDHEVLVVNERPEFRFVPSNPWVAVGWRNSEAVTMPIEKYLNKKKINFKCARVDKIDAENNFLLTSDNEQIDYDYLIIATGPKLAFSNIPGAGPEGFTQSVCTLDHAEKCYDDFEKLVANPGPVIVGSFQGASCFGPAYEYAFILDKALRDEKIRHKVPMYFVTSEPYIGHLGLGGVGDSKSMLESELRHRNIKWICNANVDEVKEGKMLISELDRKGEVAFSHELDFNHSMLIPPFAGVDAVANVEGLCNPKGFVITDEYQRSPKYPNIFSGGVCVAIPPVEATPVPTGTPKTGYMIETMMTAIAHNLKSIVVHNEVPKTKGTWHAICLADMGDTGAAFVAMPQIPPRNVTWFKKGKWVHLAKIAFEKYFMRKMRTGVSEPVYEKYVLKALGIERLEDE; translated from the coding sequence ATGGCCAAGATCGTCGTTTTAGGAGCAGGCACTGGCGGCATGCCGGCAGCATATGAAATTAAGGAAGCGTTAGGAAAAGATCATGAGGTACTTGTTGTTAACGAACGCCCTGAATTTCGTTTTGTTCCTTCGAACCCTTGGGTTGCCGTTGGCTGGCGGAATTCTGAAGCCGTCACCATGCCTATCGAAAAATACCTGAATAAGAAGAAAATCAATTTTAAGTGTGCCCGGGTAGACAAAATTGATGCTGAAAATAACTTTTTGCTGACCAGTGACAATGAGCAAATTGACTATGATTATTTGATCATTGCGACTGGCCCAAAACTGGCTTTCTCCAACATTCCTGGCGCAGGCCCGGAAGGTTTTACGCAATCGGTATGTACGTTGGATCATGCTGAAAAATGTTATGACGATTTTGAAAAGCTGGTAGCGAACCCAGGCCCCGTTATTGTTGGTTCATTCCAAGGGGCTAGCTGTTTTGGGCCCGCTTATGAATATGCCTTTATTCTTGATAAAGCACTGAGAGACGAAAAGATCAGGCACAAGGTGCCCATGTATTTTGTCACCAGTGAGCCTTATATTGGTCACTTGGGATTAGGTGGTGTGGGCGATTCGAAATCCATGTTGGAATCGGAGTTACGTCATCGCAATATCAAGTGGATTTGCAACGCCAATGTTGATGAAGTGAAAGAGGGCAAAATGCTCATTTCTGAACTGGATCGAAAAGGAGAGGTTGCGTTCTCACATGAATTGGACTTTAACCATTCCATGTTAATTCCTCCTTTTGCTGGTGTTGATGCGGTTGCGAATGTTGAAGGACTGTGTAACCCGAAAGGGTTTGTGATTACTGATGAATATCAGCGTTCACCCAAGTATCCGAATATCTTTTCTGGTGGTGTCTGCGTGGCTATTCCGCCTGTTGAAGCGACACCGGTTCCCACAGGAACGCCGAAAACGGGTTATATGATAGAAACCATGATGACGGCAATTGCCCATAATCTGAAATCCATTGTGGTGCATAATGAGGTTCCCAAAACAAAAGGAACCTGGCATGCCATTTGTTTGGCTGACATGGGAGACACCGGGGCTGCATTTGTTGCAATGCCACAAATTCCGCCACGTAACGTAACCTGGTTTAAGAAAGGCAAGTGGGTGCATTTGGCTAAAATTGCCTTTGAAAAGTATTTTATGCGTAAAATGCGTACTGGGGTGAGTGAGCCCGTGTATGAAAAATATGTGCTCAAGGCGTTGGGTATCGAGCGGCTTGAAGACGAATAA